A single window of Asticcacaulis sp. MM231 DNA harbors:
- the ccoS gene encoding cbb3-type cytochrome oxidase assembly protein CcoS: MAILLVLVPLAFLLGLAALGAFLWALHSGQYEDLEGQASRILKPDDDT, translated from the coding sequence GTGGCCATCCTGCTCGTCCTTGTGCCCCTGGCTTTTTTGCTGGGTCTTGCAGCGCTCGGCGCCTTTCTTTGGGCCTTGCACAGTGGGCAATATGAAGATCTGGAGGGGCAGGCCAGCCGCATCCTCAAACCGGACGACGACACATGA
- a CDS encoding FixH family protein, with translation MSAISSSLKKTPSHEEDAEAERNRRRGRWVPWIIALFYLSFMTALVGFVFIAYAHPPAESTAEAYEKGLAYNDILAKAEAQRQLGWTSRVDYKSGRLTFALTDRGGHPVQGAVAKAWFVHPGNPADDQSVELREAGAGVYSAQATLPSKGVWTLHVSADKDGQAYQAVATTEVE, from the coding sequence ATGTCAGCTATTTCATCCAGCCTTAAAAAGACTCCCTCCCATGAGGAAGACGCCGAAGCCGAGCGCAACCGGCGTCGCGGACGCTGGGTGCCGTGGATTATCGCCCTGTTTTACCTGAGCTTCATGACGGCGCTGGTCGGCTTTGTGTTTATAGCCTATGCGCATCCACCGGCAGAATCGACGGCAGAGGCCTATGAAAAGGGTCTGGCCTATAATGATATCCTGGCCAAGGCCGAAGCACAGCGCCAGTTGGGGTGGACCTCGCGTGTGGATTACAAGAGCGGGCGTTTGACGTTCGCCCTGACCGATCGCGGCGGACACCCCGTGCAGGGCGCAGTGGCCAAAGCTTGGTTTGTTCATCCGGGCAATCCGGCCGATGACCAAAGCGTCGAGCTGCGCGAAGCGGGGGCAGGCGTCTATTCAGCCCAGGCTACGCTGCCGTCAAAGGGTGTGTGGACCCTTCACGTGAGTGCGGACAAAGATGGCCAGGCTTATCAGGCCGTCGCCACGACTGAAGTCGAATAG
- the ccoG gene encoding cytochrome c oxidase accessory protein CcoG, giving the protein MVQLFAKAEKIYPQRTHGLFRNLKWAAMAVLLGIYYAAPWLRYDRGPHVPDQAILIDLVGQRGYFFGVEIWPQEVYLLVGILILSAIGLFFATSLLGRVWCGYACPQTVWTDLFVLVEHVIQGDRNARKKLDASPWSFEKAWKKGITHAIWLLIGLATGGAWVFYFNDAPTLLDNLIHFDLPVVTASWIGALTLSTYFMAGYARENICKYACPYARFQSAMFDRDTLIISYAEERGEPRGKHKQGQSWEGRGHCIDCTACVVVCPMGIDIRKGLQYECISCGLCVDACNNVMEKLDLPRGLIHYDTETNQNLRTAERSRGEAPVRGRMKWIRPRTVFYAAILAGVCALMLGAIVLRKDTELNIIHNRSPLYVRMSDGDIRNNYQIKVLNKSHADRDYTVAISGVTTRAVRLLAAGDAAVATLRVPANSVGEFRVQVIAPQSGQPRVPVTFTLTDSATGKAARHVSYFIQP; this is encoded by the coding sequence GTGGTTCAGTTGTTCGCCAAGGCGGAGAAGATCTATCCGCAACGGACGCACGGGCTTTTCCGCAACCTCAAGTGGGCCGCCATGGCTGTCCTGCTGGGCATTTATTATGCAGCGCCTTGGCTGCGCTATGACCGCGGCCCGCATGTTCCTGACCAGGCCATTCTGATCGATCTGGTAGGGCAGCGGGGATATTTCTTCGGCGTGGAAATCTGGCCGCAGGAAGTGTATCTGCTGGTCGGTATTCTGATCCTGTCGGCGATCGGCCTGTTCTTTGCGACGTCGTTACTGGGGCGGGTCTGGTGCGGTTATGCCTGTCCGCAAACCGTCTGGACGGATCTGTTCGTGCTGGTTGAGCACGTCATCCAGGGGGATCGCAATGCGCGCAAAAAGCTAGATGCGTCGCCCTGGAGCTTCGAGAAGGCCTGGAAGAAAGGCATCACGCACGCGATCTGGCTGCTGATCGGGCTGGCCACCGGCGGTGCGTGGGTCTTCTATTTCAATGATGCGCCGACCCTGCTGGACAATCTTATCCATTTTGATCTGCCGGTCGTCACCGCCTCCTGGATCGGCGCCCTTACTCTGTCCACCTATTTCATGGCGGGCTATGCGCGTGAAAATATCTGCAAATATGCCTGCCCTTACGCGCGCTTCCAGTCCGCGATGTTCGATCGCGACACCCTGATCATTTCTTACGCCGAAGAGCGGGGCGAGCCTCGCGGCAAGCATAAGCAGGGGCAGAGCTGGGAGGGCAGGGGCCATTGTATCGATTGCACAGCCTGCGTCGTCGTTTGTCCCATGGGTATAGATATACGCAAGGGCCTGCAATACGAGTGTATCTCCTGCGGTCTGTGCGTTGATGCCTGCAACAACGTCATGGAGAAGCTGGACCTGCCGCGCGGGCTTATCCACTACGATACCGAGACCAACCAAAACCTGCGTACCGCCGAACGCAGCCGTGGTGAGGCACCCGTTCGGGGACGCATGAAATGGATACGACCAAGGACGGTCTTCTACGCCGCCATTCTTGCCGGTGTTTGTGCCTTGATGCTGGGGGCGATCGTTCTGCGCAAGGACACCGAACTCAACATCATTCACAACCGCTCGCCGCTCTATGTGCGGATGTCCGATGGCGATATTCGTAACAATTACCAGATCAAGGTTCTGAACAAATCGCACGCGGATCGTGATTACACAGTAGCTATATCCGGGGTTACGACGCGTGCGGTGCGTCTGCTGGCGGCCGGTGACGCGGCCGTGGCAACGCTGAGGGTGCCAGCGAACAGCGTGGGGGAATTCAGGGTGCAGGTCATCGCGCCCCAGAGCGGCCAGCCCCGCGTACCCGTAACCTTTACCCTTACCGACTCCGCAACAGGAAAGGCGGCGCGTCATGTCAGCTATTTCATCCAGCCTTAA
- a CDS encoding cbb3-type cytochrome c oxidase subunit 3, which translates to MNQTYIGMAVLIAFSLSFLAICIWAFWPGNRQRLTSYGLIPLQEDNDNVE; encoded by the coding sequence ATGAACCAGACATATATCGGCATGGCGGTACTCATCGCCTTTAGCCTGAGCTTCCTCGCCATCTGCATCTGGGCCTTCTGGCCCGGCAACCGCCAACGCCTGACGTCCTACGGACTGATTCCCCTGCAAGAGGACAATGACAATGTCGAATGA
- the ccoO gene encoding cytochrome-c oxidase, cbb3-type subunit II, with protein sequence MLEGHKKLERNSILLLVFSVIAVSIGGIVEIVPLFRMQTTIEPVKGIRPLTPLELAGQDIYIREGCNTCHSQQIRPLRDEVQRYGHYSLAAESMYDHPFVWGSERTGPDLARVGGKYSNTWHIEHLSDPRSVVPESIMPNYAFLAKKYLKTWDLPEKMKVLRLEGVPYTKADIDSAEQDAVLQTMPDEDASGLQARYGAKVVPQTFGGTPGTPTEMDAVVAYLQQLGTQVDFTTYDPDYELHQKPAATPAGANAKAAR encoded by the coding sequence ATGCTGGAAGGTCACAAAAAACTCGAACGCAACTCGATCCTGTTGCTCGTCTTCTCGGTCATCGCCGTGTCGATCGGCGGCATTGTCGAAATCGTGCCTCTGTTTCGGATGCAGACAACGATAGAGCCTGTCAAGGGTATACGCCCGCTCACCCCGCTCGAACTGGCGGGGCAGGATATCTACATTCGTGAGGGCTGCAACACCTGCCACTCGCAACAGATCCGTCCCCTTCGCGATGAGGTTCAGCGCTACGGCCATTATTCGCTGGCGGCCGAAAGCATGTACGATCATCCCTTCGTATGGGGTTCCGAACGTACAGGCCCTGATCTGGCACGCGTCGGCGGCAAATATTCGAACACCTGGCATATCGAACACTTAAGCGATCCGCGCAGCGTCGTGCCGGAATCCATCATGCCCAACTATGCCTTCCTGGCCAAAAAATATCTCAAGACCTGGGACCTGCCTGAAAAAATGAAGGTCCTGAGGCTGGAGGGCGTGCCCTACACTAAGGCCGATATTGACAGCGCCGAGCAGGATGCGGTGTTGCAGACCATGCCAGACGAAGACGCCTCAGGCCTGCAGGCGCGCTATGGCGCCAAGGTCGTGCCGCAAACCTTTGGCGGCACGCCCGGCACGCCCACGGAGATGGACGCCGTTGTCGCCTATCTTCAACAGCTCGGCACCCAGGTCGATTTCACCACCTACGACCCGGACTACGAACTGCATCAGAAGCCCGCTGCCACGCCTGCCGGCGCCAACGCAAAGGCCGCCCGATGA